Within the Misgurnus anguillicaudatus unplaced genomic scaffold, ASM2758022v2 HiC_scaffold_32, whole genome shotgun sequence genome, the region CCAGTTTTTGATCTCAATCAAGGATCTTCTCTTAAAGGTgaagcggaggattttctcaaatattagaaaagaaccgccttcttcactttttaaaaaaatgcaattgcgcaacactcctgattgacaactaggagaaccaatagtcttgatgatccacccggaaaaagaaaatcctcagCAATACCTTTAATGTGCCTTATTAGTATCATTTACCAGCCAACCTATGAAGAGCActtacaggtgctggtcatattattattatcaagTATGACTTTATGGATTTATCTGTGTGCGTTCAATTTATTATGGTGCCTTAAAACCTTATCacatttcataattttacaATAAGGTGCAGCTTTTAAAAtgccattatttttttttgtctttgttaAAGTTACCTGCAGTACATTTCCTTATACTTATCAGCACAGTGGGTTGTGCAGTTACacacaatatttttttacacaaagatCACAAGGTCAAAGCCTGAAAACCTCATAATTCTTATGTTAAATTGCACTGATCCTGTTAAAAGAATAACTACAACAGTACTCAACTACTAAAAAGTTTCCGTTTTACAGATaatatttcagttttttaatacTATACTATAATCTGCATTAGTAAATATGTCTGTTTTTAGAACTTTCCAGCTGTGTAAGTActacatttgcatttttttaatatcCGTCCATGACTGTTTTCTGCTGGTGTAACTggtgtaaaaataattttactaaatgctttatacttaaaaatatttttgttttgttggtTACTTCTAATACTGTGTATAACGTATGGATATCAACAAACCCTATGAAATGCTCGTGATAATTGGCATTAGGATAAAAAACGTATTTCCTGTGCaatgatcatgataactggcattatgattaaaataaaatatttattttatatcagcTTGATTGTGTCTTATTTATCTTACAGCAATGTAATTAAAAACCACAAATTATGTGTTCATTAATTTACAGTTCATTAAATTCATTACTCCCCCAGAATAAACTATCATAAACATTAAcaattaaaggtggggtgcatgatctctgaaagccaatgttgatattgaAATGACCTTAACAAACACGCCTCTGATAACATATTAGTTTGAATGACGTTGATGGCAAACTTGGACTTGCATGACAATGACTAGTTAATGTATAGCTAATGTACAACATACTTTATAAAATCTTATAAAATCCATCCAGTTATAGAATAAATAATGACTCTTGTCAATTCAAGGTTCATGCTGTAGAGACTTTCAAAGATCATCTAATATGTGactgtaaatgtaatgcaaatgCTTTACCAAAACTATCAGACAAGCTTCATACCAAAACATTTCTACTATATAAGATTTATACATAAAATGATGTATGCACAAATATGTGTATTAAAAAACTAAACCAAATGCAAATTTTGTCAATTGCCCTATAATAAAGCATTTTAACCAGTGTTAatgaataatttaaatattttattttacaatttaagCAGGTCACATCAGAAACATACAGTTTAAGCAGAAATAGATGACTTTAAAATGGCAATAAAAAGTTACTCAGtgatattttttttagatataaattaTTTTCACACCGCTGATAAACTTGGTCACGTGTAACCTTTTACTTCAGCCTTGTTTGACTTCATCCGAAATCctgatgacatcaaaataccgcgagaccgattcgagaaatcattcTGAGGAAtctgctctcgcggtactgtgatgtcattgcttgtcggttcttgcggcgccgcataaagtcgaacaagccttttGTTTGGGCTTTATATGATTTGAATCATATCTTACTGACTATAAACAGTATATTTCACTTGTTTTTAGTGTTTAAATGTCTCCAAAAAAAGCTAAAAGTGTGATAGTTGCCCAAATGGATGGTTTTATAGATCACAGAGCGCCGCTTGCAGGACAACACACAGTTTGTCAACCAAATTTTGCCGCCCAATGATTTGTGAAGCAGACGGTGAAAAGCATTGTGGGTAATTTTGAAAGATGGCGGACGACGTGGAGCAGGTTTGTTAGTTTGTTTTAGATATAAGTGTAATAGTTTAAGCCTTTTTAAGCTAAtctaaattagattttttttatcggCAATAGCTAATTACTATAGTGTTTAGTTAAGTTAAGTACGGTTGTGATTCTGTGCAGCTTTTAAACAGGAGATGCGATCATGAACGTATGAATGTgatttgtattatattatttatatgtaTGCATAAAAACTTATATTTGCAGCCACCGGCAACAAACACAGTTGAAGAGCCTCTGGATCTGATCCGTCTGAGTTTAGATGAGAGGATTTATGTGAAGATGAGAAATGACAGAGAGCTGCGCGGCAGACTGCACGTGAGATCATATACACCACTCCGTCAttaccagggcttgacattaactttttgagcaacttgtccttcggacaagtaaatttgtgttgcacttgtccatgcacagaagtcacttgtccgggtaaagatttataatataatgtattttgtgttctgctaatcagtggcggagcaagggatttttcataggggTGGCCAGGTATGGGCCAGCAGTTACTCTGATGGCacataaaatctctatcatccaaccttaaaatacttttaagtgtgttaatcagaataatgtataacatacaacttctacaatactttaattttaattataatgaattgagattaacatacaatttatagtcataattcaacctcatgttttttttaaactatttaatcaaataaaacttttgaaatttactttgaaaccaGGATTTATCTCCCATTGCTGAAAATACCATAGAGACCAGAAAATCGTGTGAATTTAGgccactgaaatgtattttactaagatTAATTTGGCTGCTTTTTGCTACTCTTTCTGAAGAATGATGCTATATTTGCtgcctttctcttcatttttcccacatttcaatgattgtAGAAAAGTGTCACCTTTAATAAATGGACTAATCCGGTCACCCCTGTTATTAAGTGTGAAATGGACTGTTCCAAAACTTTCCGCTAGAGAGTCTGCGCAGTGTCGGAGAATAGAGCAGGTGAATGATAACGGGAAAGGAGATCGGCTTAATAGTGTAAATAGTTATAGTTTAAATAAGCAGGATTGATTCAAATCAAAGGAGGTTTTGTGgactgtgcgtgtgtgtgcattatACTAACCACACATCTACGCACATTTAATAAAGTCAACGATTTGAATACTTTGAGTGAGACATACTTGTTCTAACCGGACAAACTGTAGCCTTCAACCAAACCCGGACTAGCAAATTAAGCAAAATAATAGATGATTTTTCAATGATTGTCtgacattaaaacactaaagcaaaacattaaaacattaccatgttttaaaaaacgtattagaataaatgtatctagattatctgttatatatataaaatcaatcttaaacCTAGCTGTAATGTTCGTgtgggatttttaatgtacagtgacGAACTCTGTCAGATTAAAATCAGCTGTCGCgcagaacacacacacatgcgcgctgaaagagagattctcaatataaaacagattcttaaacaagattttaagcTCATTATGTGTTTTACCGAACGttagaagagaaaaaatacgGACTTAATCTGCTTTTTGACACACAGTGAAGTCATTTATTCACGCCGGAGCCTGAAGAAACATCACTCTCCGCGACTCCCGCCCCTCTGTGTTCGGCGATCAGGTTTAATGCGCGCACAGCTTGTTTAGTAACAATAACAGTACATGTAAACGTGTGTGTCGGCGTGCCGCGCTCTCTGTTCAATATTCCGCTCAGTGTTTGCGCTGCGCGTTCTGCTCTGTAGTTAACAGCACATAACGTGAAGTAACATTGattgaaatttaacttgtccagtcggacaactaattttctcttacacttgtcctacaaaaaatccacttgtcccggacaagcggacaagccttaatgtcgagccctgaTTACATCTTTTAATAtctaatattatatattttccaTATAAACCTTTAACTTATAAAACTGATCTTTACATTGACATGACACCACAGCCATCCACTTTACTTAACAAGATGCTGTTATTGCTATAACAACTTTAGGTTTAATGCAAGAATCTATGTTGTTTTTGTCTATAGTAACTTACCATATAAGTGtaatactgtgtgtgtgtgaaagattCACGTGCAGTTTaacatgtttttgtgtgtgtagacTGTAGAGATGTATtgacaggggttaaattgggatttgttatgtgggggggctCTGCGGGGAGGGTACTttaaggggtaacatgtttaatactgatgacagcaaagccactggtgtgttttaatgacattctggacctctgataggatttgataagtttcaactttaaatctgtgccagagatggaccacaaatattttataaagagtgtctgaattttaaattatgcaaatctatgagtttgacaccctatatccatgaacaattgatcaaactttaaatgaagtaaaaggaatcaacctccttgaataattctatatgcataagataggctacccaaaaagattaaattaacaagaaaaggtacaacacacagtactgtattatcaacatgtctaataaattagcaatagagattacctatgctggtcagcagctaaaacaatagtatggtttgatttgtgtaatcaaaatacataaatgtattaaactatacagtgagttatatccagtgttatccagttaacatactgtaaatagatgagtgacatacatactttagtccttaacacgtttctagtcttatattaatatttatattaaatttccTCGACGTGggcccctctctctctctctctctctctctcttctctctctctctctctctctctctctcgctcgctatCTCGCTGGCTCtttctctcgcgctctctctctctctctctctctctctctctctctctctctctctctctctctcgcgctctctctctcacgctctctctctctcgctctctctctctctctctctctctctctcttgtctctacaatgtcaaatgatcctgtgtgaaagcgcgttcttgaagttcctgagttttttcgctcgagttgcataacttgcgcgaagacgcgtttaaaaggaaaagcgcgtgtttccgcggcaattgcgccgcccaattcgcgtcatttgcatcgccctgtgcgaggacgcgtctgattgcgtccttgcattgactttgtatgtaatctactcgcgcaaatcgttgaacttgcgttggtgagtatgccccataatgaatggaaacacattattcccttcgcgtcagtgcacacgcaccagcgcagcgggGACACTGGCACGAGCAGAAcgagaccttcagcctatgtgccggagcttagccccggacggccccggcccaatttaaaccctgtgTATTGATATTAGGTAGAAAGAAGTGTTaaaatcaacaacaaaaaatacataaaacaaatCACTTTAacaataacattatttaaactAACGTAAAtaatgttgaaattaaaatgaaacaatgcttattattttaatcatttaaatcaGCAATATTATATGAACAAGAATTTTGTTTAGTGCTCTTATGAATGTTTTCAAAATGACTTTGTTAAAGGTTAACTCCTAAATTGAATGAGATTGTTGAGATTAGCTTTACTGTTTTACGATTGGGGTGTTAACATATTTGCCATATTATATTTAAAGCCAATTGTTCTACATCTTTGTACCAGAGTTATTTATCAGTTTTTTGACTGCTTTTGTCATACTGAATGTAGTAGGCTATCCTGTAAGCAATAACCATATTTGATAACAGTCAGTTTAcagtagtgctgcctcacgattagtcacgactaatcgtttgcagaataaaagtttttgtttacataatatatgtgtgtttactgtgtataataattatgtatatataaatacaaacacatacatgtataattttaagaaaaatataaatttatatattaaatctttttatttatatataatttaaattatatataaatgtaaacatgtatatacacatgcaaatgtttcttatttaCATACATGCGTAtgtctgtgtgcatttatacataattattatacacagtacacccacatatattatgtaaacaaaaacttttattctgcaaatgattagtcgcgactaatcgtgaggcagcactagttTACAGTAGGTTCTCCTCACCCATTCTTGCCCAATATTTGTacgaaaaacaaacaaaaataataggCCATAAAGAATAAATTAAATTCAAAGCTTGTTTTTCAGAAATACATCATAGATATcgctaatgctgcgtttacaccagccacggtagaggtggcaaaaacgcgctattcacGTGTAGTTGTActcttgaacatttgagtttactcgcttcatttgcgtaTGAATTTCTAGTcgttcgagacattcacgcggaaatttgcgtcatgggaggtgCTTCTGTGACTCGGCTGAGACTcggcttgcttcctgtaatcacttcactactacagcaaggtcctgattggttaatgcggcgcgGAACTCGCGcttttcccgcggcaacgctcaattcgtgcgTCATTCACGCCGTGCCGCAGCAGaattgcattgacttaacatgtacatctcccgcgcttgccgcctttaccacggctggtgtgaacgcagcataacgcTAATCTACACCTAATCATTGCTTTATAAATATCCCAAAGTGTCACAATAATTACTAAAACACTACGtctaaagtgtttttttaacaatgggatctggcaacacCGACTCAAGCCGCGAGGGCGCAGAATTTGCAATCTTTGTCATTTTGACTAAACTACACAGTATATTTTCCAAACTTAATGAAATgcacaatatatttatatatacaaaagattgctggaaaacagaccaatctcaacataacaaaAACTGTGATGTTACATTTGTGATGTACGCCTCCAACAtgaattacacattaaattaagttgttaaaatgctaaaacaaagttgttaCTGCTGAGTTAGCCCTATATGCTagttcagtggttctcaaactggggtccggggcccccaggggggccgcgagatggtgacaggggggccccagttttatgacattttataaaataaatgtatttatcgtgaattctgtgaaattaaacctaaaaaaaataaggcagcactattttgtataatttaatgttttgtttaattaaaatgtgaagttttagaactgttttttgtcataaattttctttgggggggccgcgaagaaatgcaccatacacaaagggggccgcatgctgaaaagtttgagaaccactgtgctagttaatgctatatgctagcggtTAGACTGAAGTtttactattgacgttacagttacgtatTACAGGTCcattctgaaaaaaaaactgatacAGACttaaacataaggtctgtttacacacacacacacacacacacacacacagagctactgaaggagaaacagccaatcagagcagagctcaaaatTACTATTCATGacccatttcattctaaagacAAATCCTTGGGTTGttaatggacatgtaaaactgactctggatcatttttgcacttaataaagccacaaaccttctgtgtagatatcagagaacaatttaacagattatttacatgcattttttggcacatttaaatgtaaaaactaCACTGACTTTAATATTTAGCAGACATCGTGTGATCTGGATCATGCAAAACTAGTTTGGTTTTGTATTCTCACATAAGGATAACATTATAATGCAGGCTTGATATGTTATTGTTtagttgtaaaaaaaaacacccaCCACACACAAATAATTGACATATTGCACTTAAAAAGCAAGCATTTATATGTAGACCATCTACATGTATgcaattataattgtttattcatatacacacacattactTTTTCTCGTTTCATGTTGCTAAATGCGGACTGCAATTGAGATTCAGTTCTTCTTACAATGTTGTGTTTTGACTAACTGCAGGCCTACGatcagcacttaaacatgatcCTGGGTGATGTGGAGGAGACGGTCACCACTGTGGAAATCGATGAAGAGACGTATGAGGAAATTTACAAGGTAACTGCTGTGAGAGCGATcagattttgattattttttattcatcaGATGCATTACAACATGCAttacatctctctctctctctttgattTTGCAGTCAACGAAGAGAAATATCCCCATGTTGTTTGTTCGAGGGGATGGAGTCGTGTTAGTCGCCCCTCCGCTGAGAGTCGGATAACTTCatttgtttgttcattttttgggatttttttttttttttcaagtggATGGACTTTTAAGTGAATGACATTTTCACTTGAGCCACAGATTTCTGTTTGAATTTGACCTTTTATGTTTTGGAAACTCTGAAGCTGTTTGCACCCTTTATTTTGGATTGTATCAAAATACTAAAACGTTTCATGTTTTTCAAGTGTAATAAAAAAAGTGGTGATCTGTCAGGCAAACGTTTTCCATAAAGCATCTGTTGTGTTGGTCTAATATTTTTCACAATATGCACAACGTTTTCTTAACACGagacatttaatatttttgtttaaactaaAAAGACAACATTTCTTTCCTTTTAGTTGTCTTAAGGAAAAACATTTCTGTagtttctgtatttttatagttatagttatttttatagttttttatagTTCTGTATGCTACACTGATGTGTGACCAGCAGAGGGAGTCGCAtccaatcaaaacacttttCATGGTGCTCCGCTTGTGTTTCGTTCCCCTGTGTTTTAGTTCCACAGGGACGGTGGCTATTAAAATCAATGTTATGATTACTTTTTAATGTTAAGCATCATCCATCTTTCCTGACAGCGCTGCACAATTTAGATAATATGATAAAAATACTCATTTATGGCCCAACTGAGAACactacttttttattaaaattgaaCCCTTGTTTGGAAAAAGACCCCAAATATCACTTTCTCATGACAGGGGTCTTTCTCATTATACTTAAGAGGAGGATTATTTGAGTTTTTCCCACAGTCTATAAATAATCCTGTGCTGGCCAATGATAACCAAATCGAGCTGTTTTTGGGACAGGTCCAGAGAGGACACGGTTCAGACCATCTGAAAATATGTTTTCAAtcaaaaaattgcatttttagcGTAAACAATGACAAATAAGGTTGGGGGAAGGATAAATCTTTTTATAACTAATTTAAACTATAACCTTTCATTGcagaataaaattaataaaagcattgtgttgatataaacatttctttaatgcactgcaagttgcTTTAGGTTCTTaattataatgtaaaatataataaacaaagaaattgTGCAATATTATATAATCACAATGCCATGCACATGCAGGGATCCTCTTTGTGATGtcatttcctgttttgtttacaAACTGCAGGATTAGTTGGTTATACCTCACAGACTTATTTGCTGcaaaagttgaaaaaaaaagtaaaaatcctAAAATCAAAAGTAATTTGGGTGatttacagttttgaaaatgaaataaatgagtGAAATGCTGCTATTCTCATAATAAAACTCATTGCATACAGAATTATGAACATGCACCCCACTTGAGTTCAACAATAGCATGAACATATTTCAATCTGTTTTCCAGTGTATGGAATGTTCTGTTTCCactaaatatgtatttttggaTAAAAAGTTAACCATGCCCTCAAGATGGTTTACAtatttgttcttatttctaCCAAATACTGTGCTGAAATATGCACTGAAAAACAGGATCACATTTTGAGGATGCATTTTTATGTGGAATTTGTGGTTTGTTTTATACCCACTGTAATTCACTCACCCTGACCACCTATTTTGTTGTACAATGCTTAAACCTGCTGTAGTATGTAGGGAAGAAAGTGTGcatatttttctgtattttctccATTTTTATTGGTGCAATATTTAAAATTGCATACATATTCTTTAGCTTTGCATTGATTATATAATGCAGACTGCTCCTTCAACAATAAAGACATGTCAGGGAATCcttatgcatgcatgcatgcaaaaTCATATTTTATATGATAAGATGAATGCTATGTGTATATTATCTTTCATATAGCCCGGATATTTTATCCTCcaggataaaacaatctggagggctaaaagttttttgttgtacttgttgatgttttaacattgttta harbors:
- the LOC129453575 gene encoding U6 snRNA-associated Sm-like protein LSm3 — encoded protein: MADDVEQPPATNTVEEPLDLIRLSLDERIYVKMRNDRELRGRLHAYDQHLNMILGDVEETVTTVEIDEETYEEIYKSTKRNIPMLFVRGDGVVLVAPPLRVG